In the Parasteatoda tepidariorum isolate YZ-2023 chromosome 3, CAS_Ptep_4.0, whole genome shotgun sequence genome, one interval contains:
- the LOC107446033 gene encoding serine/arginine-rich splicing factor 10, translating into MSRYSRPPNSSLFVRNVPDSARPEELRRLFGKYGPITDVYIPLDYYNRRPRGFAYVQFEDIRDAEEALNELDRMRFYGRELEIEFAQGDRKTPQEMRGKERRGSRRSPHRGGSSRYDDHRRRGRSRSRSPYYRDRSPGYRKRRFSGSRSRSRSRSRSKERYHRSVSPHSDA; encoded by the coding sequence ATGTCCCGTTATTCACGGCCACCTAATTCATCGTTATTTGTTCGGAATGTACCGGACAGCGCGAGGCCTGAGGAATTGCGCCGATTGTTTGGAAAATATGGACCCATAACAGATGTTTATATTCCTTTAGATTATTACAATCGAAGACCTCGTGGTTTCGCCTATGTACAATTTGAAGATATTCGGGACGCCGAAGAAGCTCTCAATGAACTGGACCGAATGCGCTTTTATGGTCGTGAATTGGAAATCGAATTTGCTCAAGGAGATCGTAAGACACCTCAAGAAATGAGAGGTAAAGAAAGGCGAGGTTCTCGTCGTTCACCCCATCGTGGAGGATCCAGTCGTTATGATGATCATCGTCGTCGAGGCCGCTCAAGAAGTCGTTCACCATATTACAGAGACCGCAGCCCTGGATACCGGAAGAGACGATTTTCTGGAAGCCGATCTCGTTCCCGCTCACGATCTCGCTCCAAGGAAAGGTACCACAGAAGTGTTTCACCGCATAGTGATGCATAG